From Passer domesticus isolate bPasDom1 chromosome 8, bPasDom1.hap1, whole genome shotgun sequence, a single genomic window includes:
- the LOC135305624 gene encoding olfactory receptor 14A16-like codes for MSNSSSISHFLLLALADTRQLQLLHFCLLLGISLAALLGNGLIISAVACGQHLHTPMFFFLLNLALSHLGSICTTVPKAMHNSLWDTRDISYEGCAAQLFLFLFFISAEYFLLTIMCYDRYVSICKPLHYGTLLGSRACAHMAAAAWASAFLNALLHTANTFSLTLCHGNALGQFFCEIPHILKLSCSHFYFREVGVSVSTTLLAFGCFVFIVFSYVQIFRAVLRIPSEQGQHKAFSTCIPHLAVVSLFVSTSFFAYMKPPSISSPSLDLTVSVLYSVVPPALNPLIYSLRNQELKASVWRLMTGWLQRH; via the coding sequence atgtccaacagcagctccatcagccacttcctcctgctggcattggcagacacgcggcagctgcagctcctgcacttctgcctcttgctgggcatctccctggctgccctcctgggcaacggcctcatcatcagcgccgtagcctgcggccagcacctgcacacgcccatgttcttcttcctgctcaacctggccctcagccacctgggctccatctgcaccactgtccccaaagccatgcacaattccctctgggacaccagggacatCTCCTATgaaggatgtgctgcacagctctttctgtttctcttcttcatttcagcagagtattttctcctgaccatcatgtgctacgaccgctatgtgtccatctgcaaacccctgcactacgggaccctcctgggcagcagagcttgtgcccacatggcagcagctgcctgggccagtgcctttctaaatgctctgctgcacacagccaacaCATTTTCCCTgaccctgtgccatggcaatgccctgggccagttcttctgtgaaatcccacacatcctcaagctctcctgctcacacTTCTACTTCAGGGAAGTTGGGGTTTCTGTTTCCACTACCTTGTTAgcatttggctgttttgtgttcattgttttctcctatgtgcagatcttcagggctgtgctgaggatcccatctgagcagggacagcacaaagccttttccacctgcatccctcacctggctgtggtctccctATTTGTCAGCACCTCATTTTTTGCCTACATGAAGCCCccctccatttcctccccatccctggatttgacagtgtcagttctgtactcggtggtgcctccagctctgaaccccctcatctacagcctgaggaaccaggagctaaAGGCttcagtgtggagactgatgactggatggtTACAGAGACATTAA